One Xiphophorus maculatus strain JP 163 A chromosome 23, X_maculatus-5.0-male, whole genome shotgun sequence genomic window, GCACTTAGAGGCCACATAATGCGGATGATACCGGGTCTGATCTTCAGTGCATAGATATGTATTGCTACCGGGGGGGGGGGTTCCAATAAATTATTCACATATTTCCAGGCCGGCAGCTGTTGCTCTTGTTGAagaggaaatattaaaaatgtactcCAAGAAAATGAATTTACTAGAGCGCTGATACTTTGGTGCCGTTTTCGACAATTTGCACTTTAAAGgagtagctttttatttttactttcattctactacattttaaatataaaattcatgtttttcactGCATTACATTTCTCTACAGGCTTGCATTACTGGTTACTTATGGcaaccatgtttgttttttgtagttttcatcTATTTTATTCCATCAACGCACTAAAATTACACACTACAACGTCTCCAGGCAGCAGCTTTAAACCGGTTCCAGAaggtagaagaagaagaatacaGATTTTTATACAGCAAAGGGTTGAAATGATGGACCAACATCAGCTTGCAAAGACATTGAAACCTGAATTACAACCCTCTCTTAATTCACACCACGCATGTGGCTTTTTAGGTCTGTTTTTATACACGTaggtcagcaaaaaacaaaaacctaccCATAATATTGACCTAAAAATGAACTAAACAAGACTGTGCAAAATTCTttctattaattaaaaaatatataggaatatataaagtatttagaaatgtttacattgaaaatgtataCAAGATTCCCACGCCCAATAAAATGCTACGGTTTCAAAGTATTGTGGTGTTCCCACCCTGACCATACTGTTGTCCAATGGACGTACAGCTGAACTAAGCCCAGGAATGGCGTTATACCGGTTACTATTACCATGGAAACACACAAACTATGGTACGGAAACCACGCCATACTTTTGTTGAACTATTTTGTTGACCACGACCAGGAACTTTTGTTAAACTCTGAACAGCCTCTGGCACCAGATTCACCAGACGGGCGATCGcagtggaagacattttttctttatacgTTATTACGTCTTTATACGTAATGGATGCATTATTATCCTTCCCATGTCTAGGTCCCTTTGTTATAACCGTTCTTGTCCCTTTTTGGGATTTCGCTTTACCGTTTTCTCCGTgatgggggtaaaaaaaaaatttaaaaaaagaaacaccagcTAAATCCCCGAGGAGTTTACCTGAATTGCTGTTTTGGCCGACTAAAACCGCCGTCGGATGAGATCGCCACCCCTCCATGCCTGGTTTTTAATCCTAGAGGATTGTCCCGACTCTGGCTTTAGTGGAACCAATCGCAAGGCTCCCTGCTAATTCCTCCACCAGCTCGTGCAGAGACGAGCTGAGAGCCGGGTGAGTTTGGGAGGAAATTGTTTTTTGCAAACACTCTAACCTTGGCGGAAAGCAGGAGTGCTGGCTCTCAAATGTTTCCTTAGTCTTGGGAGAGAGAATGCTCACTATTTTGAGTCTAGGACTCCAACTGTTGATACAAACCGGGTTTAATGTAATCCGGTTTTATGTCTACATGGAGATCCAACTCCTTTTTGGAAACAAGGTTTGTCTAACTTTAGCTACACATTAATGTCTGTTTAATAATACAGTCAGCCTTGATTACATCCAGTATCAGCTGCTATAACCAGCGCTGCGGGTCACGGCTGCAGTCACAGGAACATGAAAGCCAAAACACTGACAGTCACTGCTTCAGTGGAGATTCCTGTGACAGATGGCAGGGGAAAAAATTAACAAAGGTTCTGATCATTATGAAAGTGCACACAAGATTATAAttctcagggttttttttccatgtgaCAAGCAGAAGTTGAGTTCAGCtctaaagcattttaaaaaggagAGTTTATTTGATGTTAAAAACCAGATTCCTAGTGTTGCACATAACTgagttcttcaaaaaaaaaaatgagtggGAAACACTTTTTAACACCTCATAAAACTGATCCACAGAAACAGTGTTGATCCACAGGGTTTCTGATACAGAATAACAGGAAATACTGACCTCTAGCCATCGACTTGGGAATTCCTTTGTCTCTTACATCAGAGttgtgaaaaatcaaaacaaaaacaactggaacttggggaagaaaatcaaatataatttggaagataataaaacagatttcagaGATCCTTAAATTAGCCTgaaaatcactttgaaaatgtgactttttaacCCACATGTCCTAATTTAGCCAAAACACGAACGCTAAAAGTCTCAGGGACGTTTAAGCATCAGTAGAAATCTTTCTGTTGGATTCCACTTTATCTTTCGCTTTCCAGCACTTTCACAAATGGTCTagatcacatgtgtcaaactcaaggcccgcgggccacatgtggcccgctacgtcattttatgtggccctctcccccccaccaccgttttacagccccattgattgacttcaaataagttttgagcacgaattgactacaaactacatctcccataatgccttccgattcttaccagccaacattacggcttctcgccactagagtgcagcagagtcacctcaagctgattattaattttcccagcgaataaaactaaaacatcgacaagctaacaagctaaagagcgaaatcgaggacttttaccgtctcctgccccctgatttgatgccacagctttgactccatgcagctcgtgtttttgtccatgtttggaagcacctatctgagcgaacagatgttttcaataatgaatttaaacaagaccaagcacagatcgcgcattactgacgaaaacctacccGCCATTTTGCGGAtttccacagaatagaactaaaaccagacatcgacgaactgaccaggggaaaacattggtaagcacgaaaaactaaatttaaatagaatgaatgtaaaaccaaaactcagtatactggaatatgcatatagtttattgattttgcttgttttgtgtttatttacacaacacaatgaggatgtgtgagttggtggcagggtgaagaggatcagctttgtgttcaaggacaggcaacatcacctcattgttttgttcttatgtgaaatacatgttcgttgtgtaataaataacgaaaaagttttgtgaatgaagttgagagttaatatcaaaacttgtttttattctttgtctgcttatctttaacgcagacaaagaataattttctcagcgaataaaactgaaacatcgacaagctaacgagctaaagagcgaagtttagctgagcagtttaaaaatactgtaatttttaaactgagcagtaattttacgtccatgcaaactcaaatgtaatatttaaaacttgaatacataaaatcagtcatttaacaatatgaggtgttgtttaatttatttttaacattgtattttcatacatttatgctagggttgcccaagtctagttttccagacctttcactctgcaactttagatgcattccttctctaacacacctggatcattgactcaatcataggcctctacagaactgagttgctgctaatgagggaagtcaactttttgtcttgggtatgttttagcagggacacatctaaaagttgcagtctggagggctgcacttgggcattcctgatttatactgtcaatgtggcccgttgagggtggccaatatgctgaagtggcccttggtgaaattgagtttgacacccctggtctagatgGACGACTGTAGCTTCCAATGAACCATCCCGCAACGTAATTACTGTTTTCCAGCGTCTATCTTTCATTTTTCCCTCCATAAGCCTACATTCGTACGCATATCTGGAGCCATTTGGGGCTTTAGTTTATGACCCAGGGAATTGGAGATAAATGAGTTTTAACACAAAGCCTCTGAAGCTTCACGTGGAAGACGACCTCTGATACAGACTCTGTGTTTTAGTTTCTGGTTTTAATCAGGTCTGTGTCTCGAGACGGATTCTATGTGTTTTGGTGTTAAATATGAGAGAATCAACACCAAGGCAGAAGCAAAACATCTCATAAAGACACTGGTTGAAGCTAACAAGAGCCTATCATTGTCTATCATAAAACGAGTCCATGGGCTGAAAGAAAAGAAGCCACAACTCCAAAAGGAAAACAGATTGCAGTTACTGAATGTACTTGTAGCCACGTATGTTTCCATCCAATTGTCTTGTGAATTTTGCGCTAAACGtttaaaatgtagcaaaattAAAGGGAAGGAAAATTACAATGTGAATGAATTCATCGGGTTCCTATCTACTGGTTTGGCGCTACGCAAAGCGTAATTTCGTCAGGCGTTGACGTTACGCATGGCCGTCATAAACAGGAAGTCGAAGTCGTAAACTCCCATGTGCAACACGCTTTAGTAACGTGTTGTTCGGTCAAGTCAACTAGCATTGGCAATGTCCGGAGACAGAAATGAAACTCTAAAGCTCGGCAAAAAGCGCTTGATGGATCACGTGAGGTAAATGTTTGCTAAATCAGAACTTGTTAGACATGTTTCCATTGACCCTGTTGCACGTTAACCCTTTTTCGGAAAAGCCGAAAACCACTGCAATCGAGcgtgaaaactttttttcttaatgtaatTGAGAAAGTTATTCTTTAACTCTGCCGTTCccatcaaccttttctaacGTGATACCTCAAACATGGAAACACGCTACTGACGGAACCCCAGtgtcttctgctcttttgaaagcAGAACTGAAACGTTTGGCCACAACGACCTTCGTTCTCACTTGTAGGAGAAAGGAGGAAAGCGTGTTACAGTGAGAACGCCATCCTAACTGTGAAGCAGTAGCATTTTGTTGGGGcattttgctgcaggagggactggtgcactcTACTTTAAATGAGGAAAGAACCTGCATGTTGCATCTCTAGACGTCAGACAGGAAGTTGGAGCTTGGATATTCCCAAATGGACAATGGCCCCAACCAAACCAACTCATTGGTTACAAACTGGCTTAATGGCAGCAGAGTCGACGTTCATCCATCACTAAGTTGTCAGAACTGTGACTAAGCTCTTCAGTGGTTTCATCacctacatttttaaatgttaaacccACCAAACATGCTTATTCAAACCCATCAGTGTCTGAATGTCTTTGAAGACACAACCTCAGCTACAGGAAAACGTTTCTATTTGTAGCTGAGCAGGTGGAGAACCACCGACTGTGTTCATGGACTGTTGtggttgcagagaaacatccTACTCTGTGTGCAGTCGCTCTGAAAAACGACATTAGTCTGTTGAAACCTGCAGTACACCATCCTACAGAAACTAAACTGACACTAAGATTACATTCAGAGCAAAACCCAACATCAAAGATGATCTTTTTTCCCCATCCTCCTCTGCTTTCATTCGTTTTATATTTGCATGATaatgattttttcccctttttttccgGTTCTTGTTTCCTACCTGGAACTGTCGTCGTCTGAATGATTGATCTCTCTCGACTCCCCGCCAGAGGCTGTATCACGGAGCGATGCAGTTCACCGACGTGTCCACCGGGGCGGAGAGCCAGCCCTACTACCTGCcgcaggtggaggaggaggtggagatcTCGGACAGCATGGCCGTCGTCAGCGTGCCCCCTCCTCGCTTTCGGCCCGGAGACCCCGCCTACATCCTCCACGACTTCAACCGGGTGAGAGCCGCGGGCGACCGCTTTCTGTCCCGCTGGCGCTCGGGTTCTGAGCTCACCGATTTCACCgcgggtttttttttgtttgtttgttttaacgaCGCAGAAGCTGACGGCGTACCTGGACCTGACTCTGAGGACCTGCTTTGTGATTCCTCTCAACACTTCGGTGGTCCTCCCCCCTCAGGACCTCATTGACCTCTTCTCACAGCTGATGGTGAGCGACGTCCACTCAGTGCCTGGTCTAGTGGCttgattacaataaaatgacagtACAGCGATGAAAATCCACTTGTACTGGTGCTTGAGAGCCTTGGAAATGTAGTTGGTAGTGGTTGGTATTCAGACTGCGCAGTTTGGCAATAAAGTGCCATCCAAcgttgattaaaaacaaaatgttaaggCATTATTTACAggtgaaaccagatatttaaagataataaagagacaaatgcactttttttcccctcactgtctgaagttagaTCTGACCAAACGTTTCTCTTTTCAGGTTTGTCATaatgatcaaaattatttctgtttgttaaatACCTGAAAACGTAGGGAGAAAACCTTTTATGCATTATTTATTAACTTTCTCAGACCAGTCAGGTGTGCAGGATGTGTGTAAGAGAGatatttcattagtttttaGCTTACATTTTTTCTGCTGGAGTAAATAGAATAGTAACACAagatattattaataaataattgatgTTATGTAATAGTGAAGAGGAACTGACTTTATAGTTAATTTTTCAAGGTGTTGTGCTGGAAAATTACCttgaaaatctttgaaaagtGCCTGAATTTTACTTTGTGAAAAGTGTGTGAGccttagtttttctgtttgataaatattttatttattttttggtcgTCTTTAGCCTTTCCTGTCAATGGCAACAACACAAAGTCAGATCTTAAAACTCCCTGGTTTGTTTGCTCTGTGTTCAgcttaagcaaaaaaaaaaaaaaggtggagaCACACAAATCAGCATTTTAGTGGCGGATTtataatattttctatttaaatacgGATTCTAGCCCATTTCAGTTTAACTTTATGATCTATATTATGTCTAGCTCTTCAGCTTTCCTGCCATAAgtcttaataattatttaaactgAGTTTGAAAGAGCAATCACTGTATTAAACGAGAATTAGCATCTCATGTCACGATTAGCATGCTAGCTTATCCTATTAGCTCTGAGGATGCTAGCATTTCAGGTTAGAAATGTAACTTTGCTGTTTCTGTTACCAGCTGAAAGTCTTGAGTCTGAATGAACAGCAGACATGTTTATAgtaaaactttcatttgaaataacCTCTTATGTTTATGCTTCCTTTTGCTGTTATTAAAAACCTGATACTGAAACTAGCTAACAGTAGTAACTAGCTGTTACCTTCATCTGGTGAGCGCTTGCATAAATCTGCTATTTCTGAGCTTCCAACTAGCTGCTGGTCAAAGTAgatcaaatgtaaaattgtCCAATTCACCTCTgctaatttctgtttatttctcatAAATGGCGATAATCTTGTAATCCCGTCATTTTCTATAATTAAGGTGTAAAAGTCATTTTTCTAGGATCAGTCACATTTGATGCGTGTGTTATAGTGCCTTTACTCTCACTTATTCtctcattttaaacattatttccccaattgtatcttttttttttctccttatgCGTATTTTTCGCTTTGTTCTTTTTAGCTAAATACCATAAGCAACACAAATAAGATTTCAGCAAATGGCAAATAACTATTAGATGTTTTAAACGAAGGTCACAGAGAGTAAAGCTGCAAATCATGTCGATATTACTTAAAATCAGCACATATTAGTTAAAAGTATGCGGTTGTAGCAGTTTGACCATTAAAGTAGCATACAGGATTTAAATCTACAATAGGCAACTTTGAtatgtatgtgtgcgtgtgtgtgtgtgtgtgtgtgtgtgtgtgtgtgtgtgtgtgtgtgtgttgaacaggacagttttaattaaaatgtaacctGAAGAAAATTCCTGATTATGCCTCAAAATACCACATGTAGCAAAAAATATCTCATAAAACCATAAGAAAGACgcacaaaatattaaactgttaaatttaaacagttaaataatCACACTTTACACTTCCTCACATCAGTTTTGTTTACTGTAAACCTCCCCAAGaataaatatgtagaaaagTTACTGGGAAATGGCCCAACAGCCTAATGGTACGGCTGCTGTTAGGGACATTTTggttgttaaaaaagaaaaacttttcctGGTTGTTCCTCTTTCTGAGGGTTCTTCATCGGCAAGTCAAAAGTCTGTACAGGATGTTTGCATGTATAATATTTGACTCAATTACCAAATTCAAACAACATAGCCCAAAGGTATTTTGTgcacactttgtttttctttttttgttttcatgtaaaattgaatgtttttacagatttgagGATTGTGAAATACACTTAAGGAGACCTAAAAGAGGAAATATACTTAGCAAGAGTGgctacttgaaataaaacatagcTTCTGCTCGGTATGGGAAGcttgttgtttctgctgcatgtgtttgtggacacctttttttttacaatttcacaTAACGGCGGGCTAAAAATAGCGCGGCCTCACTCGTTCCGTCTCTCTTCTCTCCAGAGTGACTCATACCGCAGCTACCTGGTGCGCGAGGACCTTGTGGTCACCGAGCGCATCGAGGACGTCAAGCCGCTGGGTTTCTACATCCGCCGGCTGTGTGACGGGAAGGAAACTTACAGAATGCAGCGCCGGTCCAACCTGCCAGGTACGGGCGGCGCGCGCGGCAGCAGCTAGCGCTGCAGGTTTACTGCAGACAGCAGAAATGTCGAACCACCGCCGTGGCTGGATTTTTACTACACAGTCAATTTACATGCAAAAAGCTGTccggcaaaaaaaacaaacaaacatggtggtggtagtgtcatgctgtggggatgcttttcttcaggtaATCTTAGCAATAAAACCTTTTAGACGCTGCTAAAGATTTGACATCGGGACAACAGCCAAAGCTACAAGCGGATGGTTTAGATCGGAGTGAGAgaaacggcccagtcaaagtccggaCCTGAATTAAATGAGCCTGAGGCAAGACGTTCATCCTCTCCATTCAACCTGACTGAGGTTCATATACGGCTGTCGCTGAAAAtagatgaataaattaaaacgagctcaataaTTGCCatttgatttatcgtttttctctttcttccaaGAACTGGGTGATAAAAGTCTCCAGTTTGGctctttggtctcaactggccACTTTTtctgaaggacagttttgttgaCAGTcttcatgattcattttatttgtcgttttgcttatttatttccaatatttAAAACGTCTTCCAGTTCCGGTGTTAAAAGTCAATCAGAATATCAGGATTATCGATCTTTCAGAATGTGATCATGCGATATGCGTTATTATGCGATTACGTTTATATTActtgaacattttctcaaaacaacaatattgtcgCTTATCGTGACGacttctggggcaatttatcgCCCGGCagaatttgttatcgtgacagaaATAGCTGCAAATAAAAGACTTGGAGCCGCCACTGCAGTGAAACATGACTTCAGTAAAATCactgtgctgtggtggcgcagcgggttagcacgccccacgtttggaggccttagtcctcaacgcggacgtcgcgggttcgactcccggtcccgacgacctttgccgcatgtctttcccccctctcctcgccctccttcctgtctgcctactgtcgaaaaaatacgagccgctagcgccgcaaaaactcttcggagaaaaaaaaaaacaacagctcaCTGACGTGgtcataatgtgacaaaagcaATAAGTGATTTTGCGAGACGCTGTACGGTTAAAGTTGCTGCAGAGTGGCTTTAAATAGCCATTAAACTTCACCTTAAGTCAGAACTATTTGTTTGTCTATCAGAAACTCCTGACTGCTCCAAAGTCTGTACAAGAAGCTCGACTTTATTTGGCTTTAAAATAGAAGAACTGAAACAATGTATTGGAAAACTAGTGGTATAGTATTATCTTTGAGGTTTCCGACTCATGCTCGGctgggtttatttatttttttcccccccacgtCCAAAAAAACCACTAGGCATGCTTGTTTTTATCAAGAGGAACATTTTCTGGGGTTCCCCTGCTTCAGGCTGTGAAGCAGACCTGAAGAGCGCCTTTCAACCAAAGAGACAGCTGGACGCCAGAGcagagtgtttttgtttttactgacgGCCAAAACgacagataaaatataaaatgataataaaactCCTGCAGGCGTAAACATAAAACGTCCACACGTCAGTTCTGGAACCATGTCAGGAAGCTAACAACAAGGGCTGGAACGGTCATTCGAATTAATCGCGATTAATCGATGATTGAAACAATCGTCAACTAATCTACTCATTGATTGATCGTTACCTGCAGCATACGGGCTCTAAAAATGTCCGTTTGCTGAAAGAGCATCGCATTCTGAGCAGTGATTAGGTCAGAGCTGCACTGAAAATAGaaacctttttaatttaaaaactttctttgtAAACCTGACCTACGCAGAACTcctcatgttgcatttttaacttcacctggttcaaattttgttaaaaaaaatctcctattaaacACCTTTTACTccaattattataaaaaaaaaaaaaatcaacaaactaGTAGACAGTGTTGTTCAGCAGCAGATGCAAACTTTGCTACAAATGGTCATGCGTTCCCTACAGGAAGGCtgttactgcattttaggcaattttttttgttctttttcttaaaagtaCTTAAATTATTTGCTCATTTGagtcttttaatgtatttctaacatcatgtaaaaaaaaaaaaaaaagaggcttaaGTGGTTGAAAAATAATCTGTGGAACGTGCCAGCTTTTTTATTCGATTaaccgattaatcatcagaatactCATTAGAATAACCGAGTACTAaaataatctgtggaaagagGAAAATACCTTTTCTCACACCTACCTACTTCTTAGCAggattaactttttaaaaaaaagtctgacttgatgtagaaatgaaatgtaaaatattttccgtctgctggtttgtttgttttttgtcgtcAGGCGGAAACATCCAGAAGCGCTCCGCCGACGACTGCTTCACCATCCGCCACTTTGAGAACAAGTTTGTGACGGAGACCCGCATCTGCAAGGCCTGATGAGGAAACGgccagagagaaagagagagagagagagagagggagagaaagagagagagggagagaaaacgGGCGAGCCGGGGTGAGTGAGTGAGGGAGTGGATGAACGACAGCGACAGGAAGCACAACGTTCAGCAGAAAGCTACTTTTGTACAAATCGTTTTGCCTCCCTTTGCTTCCCAGCTTGTGTCGAGTGAGTTTGGGTTCCagagccgccgccgccgctttACGTACGCCTAACCTCCACCTGCTGTTTGTTGTTACCTTAGAGACGCACTAAGTTTCATTTGCGCCGCTAGAATCCGTTTTGTTCGCCGTGGCTTCCCGCAGACCCGCCCCATCGATGTTCTTGTATCCCAGATGCGAGTTGTTTGGCATCCTGCTTGATATTCCCGTCGTTCCCAGCAGGTGTGCGACGCCTCTCGTGTTTCCTGTCGCCTCATTTCCCAGAGCAGCTTCAGCAGCGCGCCGTAACGCTGACACGCACGTTCGGACGCACACGCGTCGTCTCACTGTCATGGTTGCCAACACGGACGAACATCCGGCAGCTGTCGCTCCTCACCTTTTGTAGATATTTCCCAGAGtgccctgctgctgctgccactcCTCCGTCCTGCCGTGTTATGATTTAGTGTAACTGATGATGAACGCTTtcgttttttgtgtttgtgtagagACATTTCTAGATGTAAACTCGTGAAGACCGCAAGCTAAACCGACGGGACCAAGCTAAAGGGAAACGCTGCGTGCTATTTTGAAGGCGAAAAACGTTTATTTGGTCGCCTGCTTTGGTTTGTGAATTTGTTCGTATATTTCATTTTAAcctgagcaacaaaaaaagcagaaaagaaaagcagatgtAACCCGTCGTCATTATAGTTGGTGGCAaatgaagttttacattttccacTGGAAAACTTATACTTGCTTAGATTTAATTACACGAAACGGTTGAGTTTGGAAATCCCTTCGGAAGcgaaaggaaaaaaggaaaaatgtgaaaaacgttATTTTTGAAACGGCTTCGTGCCAAACGGAATAAAAAAGGGGGAACAAAAGGAAACGTTGCGAGTTGTTTTAATGGTTTGTTCTGTGAATCCCACACAGGAAGACAATCAGTAGGAAGTGCTGTAGGCTAGTAACGACAGGCTGCTCTCCAACACAACGCCTGTGGAATAAAACATAACAACTTTGTGTGACACTACTGAACTGactttcatttttgttgttgaataaaGTTGCTTTTCTTAACCTgcttaaaaactaaactttccTGTGTGGTTTTTGCTACGTCGTGCATCACTGCcgttctactttttttttttttttgctctagaCTCTATAATATAAACTGGACAACATTTTTGtggaattaattttaaaaacaagaattgggTCAGAAATTTAAATGCGTTGTGACCTGGGAACAAATGGACAGCGCTGCAAATCTCTCCAAGAAttatttggtctagtttctagataAGTTAACAAGTTCTAAATacggatttaaaaaaatatatttcacttataatgaCAAATTTCCTATGTTGGAGGTGAAATGATCAGCCGGTGGAATTAGGTTtatgaatatgaaggaattactGGCTAAACACAAGCCGCTATttcatgctgaaaagtta contains:
- the LOC102229566 gene encoding integral membrane protein 2A-like; protein product: MVKIAFNSALAQKALGKEEPAAVKDPELAFDFAAVDGFGRIILHLLGISFILTGFIVGGACLYRHFTPKRLYHGAMQFTDVSTGAESQPYYLPQVEEEVEISDSMAVVSVPPPRFRPGDPAYILHDFNRKLTAYLDLTLRTCFVIPLNTSVVLPPQDLIDLFSQLMSDSYRSYLVREDLVVTERIEDVKPLGFYIRRLCDGKETYRMQRRSNLPGGNIQKRSADDCFTIRHFENKFVTETRICKA